The Fulvivirga maritima genome segment TTTGTAAGGTTTTTAAGTATGGCATTTTCATCATTAATAAGGCCTCCCAGTAATTCTTTTTTTGAGGACTGCAGCTTCATAATTTTCTCCTCTACAGTACCCGGACATATGAGTCTGATAGCGGTTACGCGCTTATTCTGACCTATCCGGTAAGATCTGTCTATGGCCTGATTTTCTACTGCCGGATTCCACCAGGGATCTACCATATATACATAACTGGCCTCCGTGAGATTAAGACCTACACCTCCTGCTTTAAGACTAATGAGAAAAACCCTGACATCTTCATTTTTCTGAAACCGAGTTACTACTTCTTCTCTGTTTTTAGTGGCTCCAGTAAGTATGGCATAGCCTATTCCTTTAGCCTCTAACTCAGCTTGTATGAGCTCTAGCATACCTACGAACTGAGAAAAAACCAGCATTTTATGATATGGAGCATGATTATCTACCTGCTCCATTAGCACTTCTATTTTAGCTGCGGTTTCTGTAAGCTGAGCAGGAGTAGAATCTAGCAACTTAGGTGAATTACAAATTTGGCGTAACTGTGTAAGCCCTTTAAGCACATACATAGAAGTTTTACGAATATCATCAGTTTCCTTCTCTTCCATATAATCTCTAAAATCCTTCTCACTGGCTTCGTAAATACGCTTTTGTTCCGGTTTCATTTCACAATAAATAACCAGCTCTTCTTTCTCTGGCAGCTCTTGCGCCACCTGATCTTTAGTTCGTCTAAGCAAAAACGGACTGATTTTATCCTGCAGCTCTTTAGCCCTTTTCTTACTCTTAAACTGATCTATTGGAGCCGAATAGCGCTCTTTAAAAAACTGCTTGCTGCCCATAAGCCCTGGGCAGGCAAATGAAAACTGACTGTAAAGATCAAAGGTGTTATTTTCAAACGGTGTGCCCGTTATTACAATCTTATTACGAGACTTCAATAACCTTACGGCCTTATAACGTTGTGAATTAGGATTTTTTATTTGCTGAGATTCATCCAGAAAAATGTAGTCAAACATGAAGTTCTTCAGAAACACTACATCTGCCAGCAGGGTGCCATAGCTGGTAAGTATAATATCATACTTGCCAAAAAGTGACGTATCTCTTTGTCTGTCGGCACCTTTTAATTCCAATACTTCAAGTTCCGGGGCAAACTTCTCTATCTCTGACCTCCAGTTAAACCTGAGTGTGGTAGGCACCACTAAAAGATGTGGCTTCTTGCCTTGCTTCTCTTTTAAAGCCAATATGAAAGCTATTATTTGCACTGACTTGCCCAGCCCCATATCATCCGCCAGACAACCCCCAAAATTAAAGTCATCAAGAAAATTGAGCCAGTTAAGACCTTCTTTCTGGTATGGTCTCAATTCCGCTCTTAACTCTTTGGGAATGTTCACCTGCTCTATGGCTTTAAAATTCTCAAGTTTTTCATGATACATAGCCAGTTCATGCCGCACGGTTTCATCCAGCATCTTAGTCTCAAAGAGGCTTTCTATTGCTGAGAAGTTCACCTTTGGGAAGGTAATCATGTCCTGCTCATCTATTTCACCAGCATTAAAATAGGCTTCAAACTTCTTCATCCACTCTTTGGGGAGCACGCCAAAGGTCCCATCATCGAGCTGCACGTATTTAGACTTGTTTCGCACCGCCGCTTTCACCTTTTTCATAGAAGCCTTTTGCTTAGCGTAGCGCATGTCTACCTCAGCATTAAACCAATTGATGCCGCTAACCACCTTAATATCAATACTTACCGGATTAGGATTTAAACGATTACCCTCAATTTCATCAAAACCTAAAATAGTAATGTCACTTTCCGCCCACTCCATACAGGTTTTGAGAAACCACTCTTCTTCCAAAAACCTCTTTTTATGTAAATAGAAATAAGGCAGATCGTTCTCTTCTAGCTGCTCTTCAAAAAAAGGATGCTGTTTAATCATTAAAGCCAGAAATTCAGACTCCTTATTCACATCCCTTTTCACCAAAAACTCCTTACCCTGGCTATCATAGGCATAAATCTGCTTACGGCTACGCACCTCCACTTCTACATCACTGTAGCGCATTACAGGTATGAGCATTACAAAATTGTCAAAATCAGATAGGTAGATGATTTTTTCCTCAGAGTCATTAAAGCCCTCCATTTCAAGCTGCTCTGCTGTTGCTTCTTTTATAAAGCGGTATTCGATCTCTATCTGCTTTTCAATATCATCTAAAAACTGCGTTCTAAACTCTTTAAAGGCTGAAGCATGTACAATCAGCTTACCGCCCTTTTGGTTTAACAGGTCTAACACTCTGATCAGCTGCAAGCCAGAAAGCAAATGAAGTTGCTCCTCTATTTCAAGAAAGCAATTATACTTCAGCTTCACTTCATTGAGCCCAAAGCTTTTGTCTCCTAAGAATATTTGCGCTTCTATTTCAAAATGACGACCTACTTTAGACACCCACAGTTTTACCTTGCCTGCAAATGGCCTTACCTGAACCTGAGATATGGAGCTGGCACTTATTTTATCAGAAGCGCGCGAGTTATGCTGATAAAACTCATATCCTAAAGGATTTTTAATAATATAAGAAAGCACTGCCAAATCCTCCGCAGTAAGTGATTCTCCTTTAAAATCCATAAACTTATTCACCCCTAGCAGGAATTTAATCTCCCGGCCATCTTGCAAGTCCCAGACATGGTTCTGCGGATTAACCTGTACCAGCGGATTTTTTATTTTACCCTTCTGAGTGCGCTCCGCATGGTAAATTGAAATAAGTAAATGATTATAATAACGATGCTTTCTTAGCACCAATATGTTTTTATTATGATCTAAGCTGCCAGCTAGTAATTGCTCTCCATCTGTTCTCACCTGACTTTTCAAGCTTTTAAGACTATCTGCGGTTACAGAAATTAATCCGGGATGGGCAGGTTTAGTAATAAGGCGACCATGCTCTTGTTCTATATCAAAGTATTCATCAAGATCAGGCTCGTTTTCAAGACCATAATCAAAGGCCATTTTTTTCAATTCCTGATGCCTGCGTTGCTTATCAAAGAAAATAAGCAAATCATCGGAATGCATTAACAGATCTAACGCCTCCGCCTGATGATCACATAGCAACATGTCATCTCCCTCACAATTACAAACCACTATCAGCTGCTCTGCTGTTTGTGAAAGCACTACTTGAAAGCTGCCTTGTGAAGATTTTATAGTAAACACCCCTTGGTTCACACTCATCAGCTCTGTAAACACACGTAAGTCCTCACCTTGATACTGATGGTGAGTAAGCACCTGATCTATTTGGTGCTGTGGCAGTGTATTGTCTTGTTCCGAATGAAAAACATAATGATGCTGCGGTGGCAGACCATCTTCTTTGTGACCTGAATCAGCCATAAAGTTTATTGCTCCTTTTGCTCTGTAGTAGATTCTATAACCACCCCCTTCTGTGGTAAAAGAAAGACCTTGCTGCGAAGCTGTACCAATCATTACGGCTTGAGCCAACAGTTTATCAGAGCCTTTATCTGCCCCCCAATGAACTATGAAATTGGCCCCCGGACCTCCTGCGGCATCATCATGAGCCACTACTATTTCCACTGATTGTAATGCTGTGAGTACAATTGGTTTTTCTATGTAATGCCTTACCAGTCCACCTTCTGAGTCATAATAATCTATACCTGTCACATACACACTGTCCTGCATATTTACATTTCTCAGGCTAAGCGTAGCTGCTAAAGCAAATCTTCTGGTGCCATCCAGGTGATAAATATCTGAATAGACTGGCACATATAAAGTCTCCTGATAAGCCAGGTCCGATACATCAACATCGGTATAATGATAATTTTCGCTAGGATGCGTCTTCTTTTTGACCTTTGCCTCTTGCCGCTGCTCAGCTTCAGGAGACTGGCACGCCAGGCATACACCAATAATGAACAACACACTCCAGTATTTCATATAGATTTCCTTTATCACCTTTACAAACCTAAAGCTACAAAAAGTTTGAATGATAATTTTCAGAGAGCATATAGAAAGTCTCCCGTTAGGGTATAGGTTTCGGACAAAAACTTAGAAACTCCAATATTAATGAGAAAGTGATAGGTAACACTAAAGAACATATCAACCTCATTAAAGACCCGTTCGGTCAAAAAGTAATCATGCAATATGAATACATAAACACAGAAAAAGCTAAACTAAAAATGTCTTTCTAATTAAAATATAAATTTTATACACCAATAACTTTAAATAAGATAACAAAAGTCACGTCTTATATTTAATCATACACCGCACCACTAACAATCAAAAAACTTAACTCAGAGCAAGTGTGATAGCACACATCAAAATTATAAATAGACAATGTTTTAATTTTTTAGTACAATGCAATTAATAAAATATAATAAATCATAATACGTTTTTTATTAAAATTTCAATAACATAACTTGCTGCCGTTCAATTTTAACTAAACCCAAACATGTTATGAAAAATCTATTCAAGAGAGGCGCACTCTTTATTGGCGTAGCTATGTTTTTCTCTGTAATTATCACTTCCTGTGATGATGAAGAGAAGTCAATCAACCAAAAAATCCAAAAACCAGAAGTTAAAGAAGCTGTAGAAACCACTGTAGAAGGCCATGGAGATATTATTCCGGGCAGCTACATTGTTACCTTAAAGGAAGGTTCCGTGGGCAGCAACATGAGAACCATGAAAGGTTATGCCATCAGACAGGCAGTGGCTAAACCGATGATGAGTGACATGATCACCCGTGCTGGTTTACAGTTAGATCAATTGAAACACGTATATTCCGCCGAGGGAATAATGGGTTTTTCTGTTGATAATGTGGACAGTGAAGGTCTTGCCAAGCTTAAAAGCATGTCTAATGTGGAGACTGTTACTCCTAACAGAGTAATTGCTCTTGTTCCTTGGTATTGTTCCTTCTTCCCCTGGTTAGATGTCTGTAATGAAGATCCAGAACCAAGTCCTGATCAAACCACTCCTTGGGGCATCACTCGTGTAGGCGGCCCTACAAACATGAGTAATTCTAATAAAAGAGCCTTTGTTATTGATACAGGCATTGATTTTGATCACCCTGACTTAAATGTAAATACTTCATTGAGCACCAGTTTTGTTGGCAGCAATGGTAATGATGGCAACGGTCATGGAACCCACGTAGCCGGTACCATAGGAGCTATTGATAACAGCATAGGTGTAGTAGGAGTAGCTGCTGGTATTGAAGTAGTTGCAGTACAAGTACTTAACTCACAAGGATCTGGTTCATATGCTGGTGTAGTCTCTGGTATTGATTATGTTGCCCAAACTGCTAATCCTGGTGACGCAGCTAACTTAAGTCTTGGAGGCCCTACTGACTCTTCAGTAGACAATGCCATTAGAAGGTTAGGTAATGCCGGCGTTTTTGTTTCATTAGCTGCAGGTAATGAAACTCAAAATGCAAATAATGTTTCTCCTGCAAGAACTAATGGAACTAACATTTACACTGTTTCCTCTATGACCAGCAGCAATTCTATATCTTATTTCTCTAATTATGGCAACCCTCCTGTGGACTATGCCGCACCTGGATCGAGCATAGAATCTACTTGGTTAAATGGAGGTTATAATACCATAAGTGGTACATCTATGGCAGCGCCTCACGTAGCAGGACTGCTTTTAGTAACTAATGGAAACATCCAAACTGATGGCTATATATCTGGTGACCCTGATGGTAACCCGGACCCAATAGCTCACAACTAAAGTTCATAATTCAAATTAATAATAAGGCCTCTGGATTTATTCAGGGGCCTTTTTGTGGGAATGTGTGGGGGTATGAATGTTAGTAGATGGAAACTTAACACAATTTAAAAACTCTTTGATTCATTTTACACATATCAATCTACTCATTTAACAAAAAAGTCATAGTGACCGATAAGAGTGCGTAGTGAAATCCTTTTGCAGTGACACTATCACACAGCTGTGTAAAGAAAGAATGAAGAAAGGAGACTGAAAATTCATTTTAGCTTTGATGAACCATTTTTTCACCTATTTCCCTACATACTTGGCAGGTATTTCAGCTTTATCAGATTCTATTGTCCATAAAAGGCTAACTATCCACCAACGGCCACCATAATAAGTTAATTGATAGCTATTTATCCCTCTTTCCTCAGATCCTTCAGAGTCTTTACCATAAAAACTCTGGAATACTTGTGCTATGCCATTGTATTCATCTACCACCTTATGAATTTCCTTTTCAAGGTATCCTTGTTCATAGTAAGGGTCTTTCAAGAGGCTAAGAAAGTCAT includes the following:
- a CDS encoding SNF2-related protein is translated as MKYWSVLFIIGVCLACQSPEAEQRQEAKVKKKTHPSENYHYTDVDVSDLAYQETLYVPVYSDIYHLDGTRRFALAATLSLRNVNMQDSVYVTGIDYYDSEGGLVRHYIEKPIVLTALQSVEIVVAHDDAAGGPGANFIVHWGADKGSDKLLAQAVMIGTASQQGLSFTTEGGGYRIYYRAKGAINFMADSGHKEDGLPPQHHYVFHSEQDNTLPQHQIDQVLTHHQYQGEDLRVFTELMSVNQGVFTIKSSQGSFQVVLSQTAEQLIVVCNCEGDDMLLCDHQAEALDLLMHSDDLLIFFDKQRRHQELKKMAFDYGLENEPDLDEYFDIEQEHGRLITKPAHPGLISVTADSLKSLKSQVRTDGEQLLAGSLDHNKNILVLRKHRYYNHLLISIYHAERTQKGKIKNPLVQVNPQNHVWDLQDGREIKFLLGVNKFMDFKGESLTAEDLAVLSYIIKNPLGYEFYQHNSRASDKISASSISQVQVRPFAGKVKLWVSKVGRHFEIEAQIFLGDKSFGLNEVKLKYNCFLEIEEQLHLLSGLQLIRVLDLLNQKGGKLIVHASAFKEFRTQFLDDIEKQIEIEYRFIKEATAEQLEMEGFNDSEEKIIYLSDFDNFVMLIPVMRYSDVEVEVRSRKQIYAYDSQGKEFLVKRDVNKESEFLALMIKQHPFFEEQLEENDLPYFYLHKKRFLEEEWFLKTCMEWAESDITILGFDEIEGNRLNPNPVSIDIKVVSGINWFNAEVDMRYAKQKASMKKVKAAVRNKSKYVQLDDGTFGVLPKEWMKKFEAYFNAGEIDEQDMITFPKVNFSAIESLFETKMLDETVRHELAMYHEKLENFKAIEQVNIPKELRAELRPYQKEGLNWLNFLDDFNFGGCLADDMGLGKSVQIIAFILALKEKQGKKPHLLVVPTTLRFNWRSEIEKFAPELEVLELKGADRQRDTSLFGKYDIILTSYGTLLADVVFLKNFMFDYIFLDESQQIKNPNSQRYKAVRLLKSRNKIVITGTPFENNTFDLYSQFSFACPGLMGSKQFFKERYSAPIDQFKSKKRAKELQDKISPFLLRRTKDQVAQELPEKEELVIYCEMKPEQKRIYEASEKDFRDYMEEKETDDIRKTSMYVLKGLTQLRQICNSPKLLDSTPAQLTETAAKIEVLMEQVDNHAPYHKMLVFSQFVGMLELIQAELEAKGIGYAILTGATKNREEVVTRFQKNEDVRVFLISLKAGGVGLNLTEASYVYMVDPWWNPAVENQAIDRSYRIGQNKRVTAIRLICPGTVEEKIMKLQSSKKELLGGLINDENAILKNLTKEDIMNLVK
- a CDS encoding S8 family serine peptidase, with protein sequence MKNLFKRGALFIGVAMFFSVIITSCDDEEKSINQKIQKPEVKEAVETTVEGHGDIIPGSYIVTLKEGSVGSNMRTMKGYAIRQAVAKPMMSDMITRAGLQLDQLKHVYSAEGIMGFSVDNVDSEGLAKLKSMSNVETVTPNRVIALVPWYCSFFPWLDVCNEDPEPSPDQTTPWGITRVGGPTNMSNSNKRAFVIDTGIDFDHPDLNVNTSLSTSFVGSNGNDGNGHGTHVAGTIGAIDNSIGVVGVAAGIEVVAVQVLNSQGSGSYAGVVSGIDYVAQTANPGDAANLSLGGPTDSSVDNAIRRLGNAGVFVSLAAGNETQNANNVSPARTNGTNIYTVSSMTSSNSISYFSNYGNPPVDYAAPGSSIESTWLNGGYNTISGTSMAAPHVAGLLLVTNGNIQTDGYISGDPDGNPDPIAHN